Proteins found in one Aquibium microcysteis genomic segment:
- a CDS encoding rhomboid family intramembrane serine protease, with product MFIPLHDANSLKHIRLQYITLAILLANVVIFIMMAADAGSQATVYGLGYVPAVVHDVAELPPHLVILPEGFTYVTYAFLHGDFFHLAGNMLFLWVFGDNVEDALGHFRFLLFYCACAAAGAAFHGMLAPGSEIPLVGASGAIAGIVAAYLILHPRVKVWVLAFGRIPLRIPAFVPLILWVGFQVLMLSVGDDSNISWATHVGGILCGALLIVILKRPEVPLFDRRIVMPAAVETGEVETSPPQKRSPRWGRQ from the coding sequence ATGTTCATACCGCTTCACGACGCCAACAGCCTGAAGCATATCCGCCTCCAGTACATCACGCTCGCCATCTTGCTGGCCAACGTCGTCATCTTCATCATGATGGCGGCAGACGCGGGTTCCCAGGCGACCGTCTACGGCCTCGGCTATGTTCCGGCGGTGGTCCACGATGTGGCGGAACTCCCGCCGCACCTGGTGATCCTTCCCGAAGGCTTCACCTATGTGACCTACGCCTTCCTGCATGGCGATTTTTTCCATCTCGCCGGAAACATGCTGTTTCTTTGGGTCTTCGGCGACAACGTCGAGGATGCGCTGGGCCATTTCCGGTTCCTGTTGTTCTATTGTGCCTGTGCGGCGGCGGGAGCGGCTTTTCACGGGATGCTTGCGCCCGGTTCGGAAATCCCCCTGGTGGGCGCTTCGGGCGCCATCGCCGGTATCGTGGCCGCCTACCTGATCCTGCATCCGCGCGTGAAGGTGTGGGTCCTGGCGTTCGGCCGCATCCCGCTGCGCATCCCGGCCTTCGTCCCGCTGATCCTCTGGGTCGGCTTCCAGGTGCTGATGCTCAGCGTCGGCGACGACAGCAACATCTCCTGGGCGACCCATGTCGGCGGGATACTCTGCGGCGCCCTCCTCATCGTGATCCTGAAACGGCCGGAGGTTCCGCTCTTCGATCGCCGCATCGTCATGCCGGCAGCCGTCGAAACCGGCGAGGTCGAGACGTCGCCTCCGCAAAAGCGTTCGCCGCGGTGGGGGCGGCAATAG
- a CDS encoding cob(I)yrinic acid a,c-diamide adenosyltransferase, whose product MVKLNKIYTRTGDDGTTGLVNGERRAKSDLRIEAFGTVDEANACIGLARLHTTTDHPEIDRMLERIQNDLFDLGADLATPPDTRIEGYEPLRIVASQVARVEAEIDGLNAGLQPLRSFVLPGGSPAAAALHLARTVARRAERAMVAARDVGGQDIGPEAMRYINRVSDFLFVAARAVNGLGSNDVLWVPGANR is encoded by the coding sequence ATGGTAAAGCTGAACAAGATATACACCCGCACGGGGGATGACGGCACGACCGGCCTCGTGAACGGTGAGCGCCGGGCCAAGTCGGACCTGCGCATCGAGGCGTTCGGGACGGTCGACGAGGCAAACGCCTGCATCGGGCTGGCGCGCCTTCACACGACAACCGATCACCCGGAGATCGACCGGATGCTGGAGCGCATCCAGAACGATCTCTTCGACCTTGGTGCCGATCTCGCGACTCCGCCCGACACGAGGATCGAGGGGTACGAGCCGCTGCGGATCGTCGCCAGCCAGGTGGCGCGCGTGGAGGCAGAGATCGACGGGCTCAACGCCGGGCTTCAACCGCTGCGGTCGTTCGTGCTTCCGGGCGGTTCGCCGGCTGCCGCGGCGCTCCACCTCGCGAGGACTGTGGCGCGCCGCGCGGAACGCGCGATGGTTGCCGCCCGCGACGTCGGGGGCCAGGATATCGGGCCCGAAGCGATGCGGTACATCAACCGCGTGTCGGACTTCCTGTTCGTCGCCGCGAGAGCGGTCAATGGATTGGGCTCCAACGACGTGTTATGGGTGCCCGGAGCCAATCGCTGA
- a CDS encoding twin transmembrane helix small protein codes for MSTVFNIIAVVVMVAVVIVLIRGLINMLRGGSGNTSNKLMQARVMLQFVALVFIMLALWYSRSGTPG; via the coding sequence ATGTCCACCGTTTTCAACATCATCGCCGTCGTCGTCATGGTGGCCGTGGTGATCGTCCTCATCCGCGGCCTCATCAACATGTTGCGGGGCGGATCCGGCAACACCTCCAACAAGCTGATGCAGGCGCGCGTGATGCTGCAGTTCGTGGCACTCGTCTTCATCATGCTGGCGCTGTGGTACAGCCGCAGCGGAACGCCGGGCTGA
- a CDS encoding YihY/virulence factor BrkB family protein, which yields MRGTTAARRIMADALGHFDTDDGWSMASHLALSALLAVFPFLIFATTLASFLGANAFADTAVHLVFDTWPQDIAEPIAREVTNVLTVQRTDVLTFGIVAAGIFASNGIEALRVSLNRAYRVTESRSFLFRRLQSLAFVLIATLGFLAISVLLVLAPLVGRIAERHFEWITPYMGTITLWRYAIASTVILVGLVCVHFWLPAGRRSLLDIFPGIALTVVGWIAGSALFAAYLEQFSTYVTTYAGLASIMIAVVFLYIVSVIFILGGEFNAAIRRYREARAHIGR from the coding sequence ATGCGAGGGACGACCGCGGCGCGGCGCATCATGGCCGATGCTCTCGGTCACTTCGACACGGATGACGGATGGTCGATGGCCAGCCACCTCGCCCTGTCGGCGCTGCTGGCCGTCTTCCCTTTTCTGATCTTCGCCACGACGCTCGCGAGTTTCCTGGGAGCGAATGCCTTCGCCGACACCGCCGTTCATCTCGTGTTCGACACCTGGCCGCAGGACATCGCGGAACCGATCGCGCGCGAGGTGACGAACGTCCTGACCGTCCAGCGGACCGACGTTCTGACTTTCGGCATCGTCGCGGCAGGAATATTCGCGTCCAACGGGATCGAGGCGCTGCGTGTCTCGCTCAACCGGGCCTACCGGGTGACGGAATCGCGCTCCTTTCTCTTCCGGCGGCTGCAGAGCCTCGCCTTCGTGCTGATTGCGACCCTCGGCTTCCTGGCGATCAGCGTCCTGCTCGTGCTGGCGCCGCTCGTGGGGCGTATCGCAGAGCGCCACTTCGAATGGATCACGCCCTACATGGGCACGATCACCCTCTGGCGTTATGCAATCGCGTCGACCGTCATCCTGGTCGGCCTTGTCTGCGTGCATTTCTGGCTGCCCGCGGGAAGAAGGTCGCTCCTCGACATCTTTCCGGGCATCGCGCTGACGGTCGTCGGCTGGATCGCCGGCTCGGCGCTGTTTGCGGCCTACCTGGAGCAGTTCTCGACCTACGTCACGACCTATGCCGGCCTTGCCTCGATCATGATCGCCGTCGTCTTCCTGTACATCGTCTCGGTGATTTTCATCCTCGGTGGCGAGTTCAACGCAGCGATCCGTCGCTATCGCGAGGCCCGGGCCCATATCGGCCGCTGA
- a CDS encoding DMT family transporter — MPITRFAPAVFVVLWATGFIGARYAMPWSEPFSFLAVRFAIAFALLGVLMLVLKTARAGWREAAHAAFAGMLMHGIYLGGVFWAIRHGMPAGLSALIIGLQPLITAVMAGLVLGEKIMPRHWTGLAVGFAGVAIVLGPKLGTIASGVSAATLTASVISVVGMSAGTIWQKRFITGVDLVTVTLFQYLGATFLMALGSAATETRSFVPTAELFLAMAWSVLVLSIGAILLLMYLIRHGEMAKVASLFYLVPACTAVMAWLLFGEELSPVQILGMAIATIGVGMATAQRPIWARASR; from the coding sequence ATGCCCATCACCCGATTCGCTCCCGCCGTCTTCGTCGTTCTTTGGGCCACGGGCTTCATCGGCGCCCGCTATGCCATGCCATGGTCGGAACCGTTCAGCTTCCTCGCCGTCCGTTTCGCGATCGCCTTCGCGTTGCTGGGCGTCCTGATGCTGGTGCTGAAGACGGCCAGGGCCGGGTGGCGCGAAGCGGCGCATGCGGCCTTCGCGGGAATGCTCATGCACGGGATCTACCTCGGCGGTGTCTTCTGGGCGATCCGGCACGGCATGCCGGCCGGATTGTCGGCGCTGATCATCGGGCTGCAGCCTCTGATCACGGCCGTCATGGCCGGACTGGTTCTGGGCGAGAAGATCATGCCCCGGCACTGGACGGGGCTGGCCGTCGGCTTCGCGGGCGTCGCCATCGTGCTCGGACCGAAGCTCGGCACCATCGCAAGCGGCGTCAGCGCGGCCACGCTGACCGCCTCCGTCATTTCGGTCGTCGGAATGAGCGCCGGCACGATATGGCAGAAGCGTTTCATCACCGGCGTCGATCTGGTGACGGTCACGCTCTTCCAGTACCTCGGCGCAACCTTCCTGATGGCGCTGGGTTCGGCTGCGACGGAAACGCGCAGCTTCGTGCCCACCGCGGAACTGTTTCTGGCGATGGCGTGGTCCGTCCTCGTCCTTTCGATCGGAGCCATCCTGCTGCTGATGTACCTCATCCGCCATGGCGAGATGGCAAAGGTGGCTTCCCTGTTCTATCTCGTGCCCGCCTGCACGGCGGTGATGGCCTGGCTCCTGTTCGGGGAGGAGCTTTCGCCGGTTCAGATCCTCGGTATGGCGATCGCGACGATCGGTGTCGGGATGGCGACGGCTCAGCGGCCGATATGGGCCCGGGCCTCGCGATAG
- the gluQRS gene encoding tRNA glutamyl-Q(34) synthetase GluQRS, giving the protein MTAPTFRFAPSPNGELHLGHAYSALLNARMAGEVGGRLLLRIEDIDGERCTPDFERSILADLAWLGLEWERPVRRQSEHFDDYAEALRRLIDAGLVYPAFMSRGEVRAWLTDDAPAGWPRDPDGVPLYPPRDRLMSMGEREARLSRGESHSWRLDVEAALARLARRPFWTETGTGPGGETGPIAADPAAWGDVVLARKDVPASYHLCVVVDDALQGVTNVVRGRDLFAATAVHRLLQELLGLPVPSYHHHDLILGEDGRKLSKSRGDTGLRALREKGYTPADIVRMTGP; this is encoded by the coding sequence ATGACCGCACCCACCTTCCGCTTCGCGCCGAGTCCCAATGGCGAGTTGCATCTCGGCCACGCCTACTCCGCCCTGCTGAATGCAAGGATGGCGGGAGAGGTGGGCGGGCGGCTCCTGCTGCGCATCGAGGATATCGATGGCGAACGCTGTACGCCGGACTTCGAACGCAGCATTCTCGCCGACCTGGCATGGCTCGGTCTCGAGTGGGAGCGCCCCGTGCGGCGGCAGTCGGAGCATTTCGACGACTACGCGGAAGCCCTGAGGCGCCTGATCGATGCCGGCCTCGTCTATCCCGCCTTCATGAGCAGAGGCGAGGTGCGTGCATGGCTGACCGACGACGCTCCCGCCGGCTGGCCGCGTGATCCGGACGGCGTGCCGCTCTATCCGCCCCGCGATCGTCTGATGTCGATGGGCGAGCGGGAGGCGCGCCTGTCTCGTGGAGAAAGCCATTCATGGAGGCTCGACGTAGAGGCCGCGCTGGCGCGCCTCGCCCGGCGCCCGTTCTGGACCGAGACCGGCACGGGACCCGGCGGCGAGACGGGACCGATCGCAGCAGATCCGGCCGCCTGGGGCGACGTGGTCCTCGCGCGAAAGGACGTTCCGGCCAGCTACCATCTCTGCGTCGTCGTGGACGACGCGCTCCAGGGAGTGACCAACGTGGTGCGTGGCCGCGACCTCTTCGCGGCCACTGCCGTCCACCGCCTGCTGCAGGAACTGCTCGGCCTGCCGGTACCCTCATACCATCACCATGACCTGATTCTCGGCGAAGACGGTCGAAAGCTCTCGAAGAGCCGTGGGGACACCGGTTTGCGCGCCCTGCGGGAAAAGGGGTACACGCCTGCGGACATCGTCCGGATGACCGGACCCTGA
- a CDS encoding DNA-3-methyladenine glycosylase family protein yields MRRIETDADVEAELKALCAADSRLVAVRERAGRVPLRRTKPGFASLVSIVVSQQVSVASAAAILARLERLCTPISPPVIAAADDDLFRQAGLSRPKQKTLRAVAAAVLTGNLDLEALCLMDAGEAVRRMTAVHGVGPWTAEIYLLFAAGHPDMFPARDVALQSAVGHALGLDRRPDAASLSRLAESWAPHRGTAARLFWAYYRSMKARDGAPMVPDGPTP; encoded by the coding sequence ATGCGCCGGATCGAGACCGACGCCGACGTCGAAGCGGAACTGAAAGCGCTCTGCGCTGCCGATTCACGGCTGGTGGCGGTTCGCGAACGCGCGGGTCGCGTGCCATTGCGCCGCACGAAGCCGGGCTTCGCCAGTCTCGTGTCGATCGTCGTTTCGCAGCAGGTTTCCGTGGCGAGCGCCGCTGCCATTCTCGCGCGCCTGGAACGGCTGTGCACTCCCATCTCCCCGCCGGTGATCGCCGCCGCGGATGACGATCTGTTCCGGCAGGCCGGACTTTCGCGCCCCAAGCAGAAGACGCTTCGTGCCGTCGCCGCGGCCGTCCTGACGGGAAATCTCGACCTCGAGGCGCTGTGCCTCATGGACGCCGGGGAGGCGGTGAGGCGCATGACCGCCGTCCATGGTGTCGGCCCATGGACCGCCGAGATCTATCTCCTGTTTGCGGCCGGCCATCCGGATATGTTTCCGGCCCGGGACGTCGCGCTGCAGAGCGCGGTCGGTCATGCGCTCGGCCTCGATCGGCGGCCTGATGCCGCATCCCTTTCCAGGCTGGCCGAATCATGGGCACCGCACCGCGGCACTGCGGCCCGCCTCTTCTGGGCATACTACCGCTCGATGAAGGCCAGGGATGGTGCCCCGATGGTCCCGGACGGTCCAACCCCTTGA
- a CDS encoding HNH endonuclease, which yields MTVSVSPGSLPALVLNADYRPLSYYPLSLWSWQDAIKAVFLDRVNIVAEYDHAVSSPSFSMRIPSVVCLKAYVKPSRNPAFTRFNVFLRDRFQCQYCGTHEDLTFDHVIPRRCGGATTWENVVAACSPCNLKKGGMLPAQARMWPMQKPFHPTVHDLHNNGRLFPPNHLHESWMDYLYWDVELEP from the coding sequence GTGACGGTTTCCGTCTCGCCGGGCAGCCTCCCCGCGCTCGTCTTGAACGCGGACTATCGGCCGCTCAGTTACTATCCGCTGTCACTCTGGTCGTGGCAGGACGCCATCAAGGCAGTGTTCCTCGACAGAGTGAACATCGTGGCGGAATACGATCACGCCGTGTCGTCTCCTTCCTTCTCGATGCGGATCCCGAGCGTGGTGTGCCTGAAGGCCTATGTGAAGCCGTCGCGCAATCCCGCCTTCACGCGCTTCAACGTCTTCCTGCGCGACCGCTTTCAGTGCCAGTACTGCGGGACGCACGAGGATCTCACCTTCGACCACGTCATCCCCCGCCGCTGTGGCGGCGCGACGACCTGGGAAAACGTCGTCGCCGCCTGCTCTCCCTGCAACCTGAAGAAGGGCGGTATGCTGCCGGCGCAGGCGCGCATGTGGCCGATGCAGAAGCCGTTCCATCCGACCGTCCACGATCTTCACAACAACGGCAGACTGTTCCCGCCGAACCATCTGCATGAAAGCTGGATGGACTACCTCTACTGGGACGTGGAACTGGAACCCTGA
- a CDS encoding disulfide bond formation protein B — MTMRLNAPAGRRQVLAASFLAIAMAGVVGSALLFEHVGGYIPCKLCLEQRMPYYIGAPVMIAAALAAALRLPGVVTRGLILLGALLMTWGLAMGIYHSGVEWAWWPGPTDCGVVAGAPAGGNLLDSLNTVIPPSCDEAALRILGLSLAGWNAIASLILAAIGYRAAFGKA; from the coding sequence CTGACCATGCGCCTCAACGCCCCTGCAGGTCGCCGACAGGTGCTCGCCGCATCCTTCCTCGCCATCGCGATGGCAGGAGTCGTCGGCTCCGCGCTGCTGTTCGAGCACGTCGGCGGATACATCCCCTGCAAGCTCTGCCTGGAGCAGCGGATGCCCTACTACATCGGGGCACCTGTCATGATTGCCGCCGCGCTCGCGGCCGCACTTCGCCTGCCGGGCGTCGTCACACGCGGACTGATCCTGCTCGGCGCGCTGCTGATGACCTGGGGGCTGGCCATGGGCATCTACCATTCCGGCGTGGAATGGGCGTGGTGGCCGGGACCGACGGACTGCGGCGTCGTGGCCGGGGCGCCTGCCGGCGGCAACCTCCTCGACTCCTTGAACACGGTGATACCGCCGTCCTGCGATGAAGCGGCGCTGCGGATTCTCGGGCTGTCGCTCGCCGGCTGGAATGCCATCGCCAGCCTGATCCTCGCCGCCATCGGATACCGCGCAGCCTTCGGGAAGGCCTGA
- a CDS encoding YqaA family protein, whose protein sequence is MLRRLYDWTMSLAATRHAERALAGVSFVESSVFPIPPDVLLIPMVLSDRSKWFRYGLVCTIASVLGALLGYAIGAFLFDAIGQPILKLYNAEQSFAQIKDWYDAWGGWGVLFAAITPFPYKVLTLFSGFAGLDLFTFVLVSVIGRGFRFFLVAWLLNRFGAPIRLFIEKNLGLLFTLFMVLLVGGFVALRYVF, encoded by the coding sequence ATGCTTCGCAGGCTCTACGACTGGACGATGTCGCTTGCTGCAACGCGCCATGCCGAACGTGCGCTGGCGGGAGTATCCTTCGTCGAAAGCTCCGTCTTCCCCATACCGCCGGACGTGCTGCTGATTCCGATGGTGCTGTCGGATCGATCGAAGTGGTTCCGCTATGGCCTCGTCTGCACCATCGCCTCGGTCCTGGGCGCCCTGCTCGGCTACGCGATCGGCGCCTTCCTTTTCGACGCGATAGGGCAGCCGATCCTCAAGCTCTACAATGCCGAACAGTCGTTTGCGCAGATCAAGGACTGGTACGACGCCTGGGGTGGGTGGGGCGTGCTGTTTGCCGCCATAACACCCTTCCCCTACAAGGTGCTGACGCTCTTCTCCGGATTCGCCGGCCTCGACCTCTTCACGTTCGTCCTCGTTTCGGTGATCGGGCGCGGGTTTCGATTCTTCCTCGTGGCGTGGCTGCTGAACCGCTTCGGTGCGCCGATCCGTCTTTTCATCGAAAAGAACCTCGGTCTTCTTTTCACCCTCTTCATGGTGCTGCTGGTCGGCGGATTCGTCGCCCTCCGCTACGTGTTCTGA
- a CDS encoding DUF6065 family protein — protein MELTCYVEGDGGGFEIRPAPSRRAWMDTAQGRNPYRCLPLVVANGYGWEILCPVGFSAIWNGGPHRDGLVIMEDPGTSPPAHSHFGEGILTFKMPLVFRTDPETDLFVQGPINCPKDAIAPLTGLVESDWGPFNFTMNWKFTRARTAIRFRAGEPFCHIFPVARGVLEQIVPRMAPLSEAPDLEQSHREWSAARKQFNHDLKVEGSEARKAGWQKHYQRGTDFHGNPGPDSHRTRSNARRFTKSSP, from the coding sequence ATGGAACTGACCTGTTACGTGGAGGGTGATGGCGGCGGCTTCGAGATCAGACCCGCCCCATCGAGACGCGCATGGATGGACACCGCACAGGGCCGCAACCCCTATCGCTGTCTCCCGCTGGTCGTCGCAAACGGCTATGGATGGGAAATCCTGTGCCCGGTCGGCTTCTCTGCCATCTGGAACGGCGGCCCGCATCGGGACGGGCTGGTCATCATGGAAGATCCTGGCACTTCGCCACCTGCCCACAGCCATTTCGGCGAGGGCATCCTGACGTTCAAGATGCCTCTCGTGTTCCGGACCGATCCTGAAACGGACCTGTTCGTGCAAGGACCGATCAACTGTCCGAAGGACGCGATCGCCCCGTTGACAGGGCTGGTGGAAAGCGACTGGGGGCCGTTCAACTTCACGATGAACTGGAAGTTCACCCGCGCCCGGACTGCCATCCGGTTCCGCGCCGGCGAACCCTTCTGTCACATCTTCCCGGTCGCCCGCGGCGTGCTGGAGCAGATCGTCCCGCGTATGGCGCCCCTTTCCGAAGCGCCTGATCTCGAGCAAAGCCATCGAGAATGGAGCGCAGCCAGAAAGCAGTTCAACCATGACCTGAAAGTGGAGGGCAGCGAGGCGCGCAAGGCCGGATGGCAGAAGCACTATCAGCGCGGCACGGACTTCCACGGCAACCCCGGCCCGGATTCTCATCGAACCCGATCGAATGCCCGACGCTTCACCAAGTCCAGCCCCTGA
- a CDS encoding AMP-binding protein — MLERRGDYDTLRSGFRWSIPKRFNIGVAVSDAWAARDPARTALIEWRPDGAPETISFSDLSVRSSAFASALVARGIGRGDRIALLLPQSFETAISHVAIYKIGAIAVPLALLFGVEAIEYRLATAGVKAVVTNAAGALKLARIRARLVDLQIVVLIEGDAGDAIGFERMIAEAKPGFQPVATTPDDPAMMIFTSGTTGPPKGALHGHRVLLGHLPGMQMAHEFIPLPGDCFWTPADWAWAGGLLNALLPSLYFGVPVVSSRSEKFDPASACVLMRETGVRNSFIPPTALRMMKSQPDIGRLFPGGLRTVASAGEALGRETFEWAKSELGLTVNEIYGQTECNLVLGSCAAIGVSRAGSTGKPVPGHDVALIDAEGRPVPPGEPGQIAVRRPDPVMFLEYWNSPEATAQKFVGDWMTTGDQGIADRDGYIHFFGRDDDVITSAGYRIGPGEIEDCLTGHGSVALAAVVGKPDALRTEIVKAYVVLKDGIPRSEGLRDEIRDWVRERLSAHEYPREVEFVDSMPLTTTGKVIRRIFRDRARREAEERPDRDV; from the coding sequence ATGCTCGAACGCCGCGGCGACTACGATACTCTCCGCTCCGGTTTCCGCTGGTCGATTCCCAAGAGATTCAACATCGGCGTGGCCGTTTCGGATGCCTGGGCCGCACGTGATCCCGCACGCACGGCCCTGATCGAATGGCGGCCCGACGGCGCGCCGGAAACCATCAGTTTCTCCGATCTGTCGGTACGATCCTCGGCGTTCGCATCGGCCCTCGTCGCGCGCGGCATCGGCCGGGGCGACCGGATTGCACTGCTCCTCCCGCAGAGCTTCGAGACCGCCATCAGCCACGTCGCGATCTACAAGATCGGAGCGATTGCGGTACCCCTCGCGCTCCTCTTCGGTGTGGAGGCGATCGAGTACCGCCTGGCGACGGCGGGTGTGAAGGCGGTGGTGACGAATGCCGCCGGAGCATTGAAACTGGCACGGATACGCGCGCGTCTGGTCGATCTGCAAATCGTGGTCCTGATCGAGGGCGATGCTGGCGACGCCATCGGCTTCGAGCGGATGATCGCCGAGGCGAAGCCCGGCTTCCAGCCGGTCGCCACCACTCCGGACGATCCGGCAATGATGATCTTCACGTCCGGCACGACCGGGCCGCCGAAGGGCGCGCTGCATGGACACCGGGTGCTGCTCGGTCATCTGCCAGGCATGCAGATGGCTCACGAGTTCATTCCCCTGCCGGGCGACTGCTTCTGGACACCCGCCGACTGGGCATGGGCCGGCGGCCTTCTCAACGCCCTGTTGCCCTCCCTCTACTTCGGGGTGCCCGTGGTTTCGTCCCGGTCGGAGAAATTCGACCCGGCGAGCGCATGCGTCCTGATGCGCGAGACGGGCGTGCGGAATTCCTTCATTCCCCCGACGGCGTTGAGGATGATGAAATCGCAGCCGGACATCGGGCGCCTTTTCCCCGGTGGCCTGCGGACCGTAGCCTCCGCCGGCGAGGCGCTCGGCCGCGAGACCTTCGAGTGGGCGAAGTCCGAACTCGGCCTGACGGTCAACGAGATTTACGGCCAGACGGAATGCAATCTCGTGCTGGGATCCTGTGCGGCGATCGGCGTGAGCCGGGCCGGCTCCACTGGAAAGCCGGTGCCGGGCCACGACGTGGCGCTGATCGATGCCGAGGGCCGGCCGGTTCCCCCGGGCGAACCCGGGCAGATCGCGGTCCGCCGCCCCGATCCGGTGATGTTCCTGGAGTATTGGAACAGCCCCGAGGCGACGGCGCAGAAGTTCGTCGGTGACTGGATGACGACCGGTGACCAGGGGATCGCCGATCGCGACGGCTACATCCACTTCTTCGGGCGAGACGACGACGTCATCACGTCGGCAGGCTATCGCATCGGCCCGGGCGAGATCGAGGATTGCCTGACGGGCCATGGTTCCGTCGCGCTGGCTGCCGTTGTCGGCAAGCCGGATGCCCTGCGCACGGAGATCGTCAAGGCATACGTCGTTCTGAAGGACGGTATTCCCCGTTCGGAAGGCCTGCGTGACGAAATCCGCGACTGGGTTCGCGAGCGCCTTTCGGCACACGAATATCCGCGTGAGGTGGAGTTCGTCGACTCGATGCCCTTGACGACGACGGGGAAGGTCATCCGCCGCATTTTTCGCGACCGCGCCCGACGCGAGGCCGAGGAGCGTCCGGACCGGGACGTCTGA
- a CDS encoding GNAT family N-acetyltransferase, with amino-acid sequence MAAVPILEEMSGSPAGAMIASLAGLTGQSLDPENAQMVLSNGKDRRLALYAASAGFDLVDELDFLCLRTVEPNVFFNPRFLAPAMPRLEDREVRLAVIRDGDEERNRLRMLVPFSVERPSVPIGVPIMRTWSSPFGPVGTPLIDRDDPVGVIDDFLSMIARPHLKLPGVLVLPDMRLEGAAARVIRTAALGRNLSVIETDRVSRPFLESDLDGQAYLKETLRAHHVREFRRLKRRLGEHGVVEHVVARQPEEVRLALEEFLTLEASGWKGRERSALAADRFRAPFAREAIHRLAQRDLCRIHSLTLDGRTIASLVVFVEQGIAYTWKTAYDEAYAAYSPGTLLVIEITHQHLDDPNIAATDSCAVPDHPVMSRLWRERRETGTLVIGLTPGADKLARQAAGQIHLYRETRNLARIVRTRLRGLLKRR; translated from the coding sequence ATGGCGGCAGTTCCGATCCTCGAAGAGATGAGCGGCAGCCCGGCGGGCGCGATGATCGCCAGCCTGGCCGGCCTCACAGGCCAGTCCCTCGATCCCGAAAACGCGCAGATGGTGCTTTCGAACGGCAAGGATCGACGGCTCGCGCTCTACGCTGCGTCGGCTGGCTTCGACCTCGTGGACGAACTCGATTTCCTGTGTCTTCGCACGGTGGAACCCAACGTCTTCTTCAATCCCCGCTTCCTCGCGCCGGCGATGCCCCGACTGGAAGATCGCGAGGTGCGACTGGCGGTGATTCGCGACGGGGACGAGGAGAGGAACCGCCTTCGGATGCTCGTCCCCTTCTCCGTGGAACGCCCGTCGGTGCCGATCGGCGTGCCGATCATGCGCACCTGGTCCAGTCCCTTCGGGCCGGTGGGGACTCCTCTGATCGACCGCGACGACCCGGTGGGGGTGATCGACGATTTCCTTTCGATGATCGCCAGACCGCATCTGAAACTGCCCGGTGTCCTCGTGCTGCCGGACATGCGCCTCGAGGGTGCCGCCGCCCGCGTGATCCGCACGGCCGCACTTGGTCGAAACCTCTCCGTGATCGAGACCGATCGCGTCAGCCGCCCCTTCCTCGAAAGCGACCTCGACGGGCAGGCGTATCTCAAGGAGACGCTTCGGGCTCACCACGTGCGCGAGTTCCGACGCCTGAAGAGGCGTCTCGGCGAACATGGAGTGGTCGAGCACGTCGTTGCGCGCCAGCCCGAGGAGGTGCGGCTCGCCCTCGAAGAGTTCCTCACGCTCGAAGCCTCGGGATGGAAAGGGCGCGAGCGCTCGGCGCTGGCGGCGGACCGGTTCCGCGCGCCCTTCGCGCGAGAGGCGATCCACCGGCTGGCGCAGCGCGACCTGTGCCGCATTCATTCGCTCACGCTGGACGGCAGGACCATCGCGAGCCTCGTCGTCTTCGTCGAGCAGGGCATCGCCTACACGTGGAAGACCGCTTACGACGAGGCCTATGCCGCCTACTCGCCGGGCACGCTCCTCGTCATCGAGATCACCCACCAGCATCTCGACGATCCCAACATCGCGGCCACCGATTCCTGTGCGGTTCCGGACCACCCCGTCATGAGCCGGCTGTGGCGGGAGCGTCGGGAGACGGGGACGCTCGTGATCGGCCTTACGCCGGGTGCCGACAAGCTCGCCCGGCAGGCGGCGGGACAGATTCATCTCTACCGCGAGACGCGCAACCTCGCCCGCATCGTTCGGACGCGGCTGCGCGGACTCCTGAAGCGCCGCTGA